From Phalacrocorax carbo chromosome 8, bPhaCar2.1, whole genome shotgun sequence, a single genomic window includes:
- the MEIKIN gene encoding meiosis-specific kinetochore protein isoform X2 — translation MEPCRRPSAARGGKAPRKKRRSSPLPGAAAFPGRAGASEPCRRRLFGSAGPCGPQPGSLKGKFSVKGLPKIKENLEVTGVDHSSNQSRSKRASVQAATDLEKNEEKIEESTELLKESLIINSDSKESLENAEVTSSTGMTLPTGVSTFLLHCLDVDSTADYNTGASDSLNSCPSPETFRDDASERSNFYSENSGKYKNSTLLDSSKAVTIDKIPQISNFSAILEPVLEDFQDQCTRRKRPSNCNCSSSALSVSTTLAGKKVCKITAARERTPNLKTGMRCSSPLGPEKKPDNQTAKPKRLECKKKKENSDALEEGTLSLGQPGAPGDASATSVGLTAVLPPARTDVLVKMSSTMLIMEENKALKNPGYAQPAELDPLCGRQEICSIVRTSPCRRPSRLHQIPVNTEAFRLPEGVPEDIITSTKNWIYCKHR, via the exons ATGGAGCCGTGCCGCCGGCCGAGCGCGGCCCGCGGCGGAAAGGCACCGCGGAAGAAGCGTCGCTCGTCCCCGCTGCCGGGGGCGGCCGCTTTCCCGGGCAGGGCCGGCGCCTCCGAGCCGTGCCGGCGGCGCCTCTTCGGGAGCGCGGGCCCCTGCGGGCCGCAGCCCGGCA GCCTGAAGGGCAAGTTCAGTGTGAAAGGCctaccaaaaataaaagaaaatcttgaagTCACTGGAGTGGACCATTCATCCAACCAAAG CCGCAGCAAGCGAGCGAGTGTCCAAGCAGCCacagacttggaaaaaaatgaagagaaaatagaagaaagcaCTGAACTGCTGAAG GAATCCTTGATAATCAACTCTGACAGTAAAGAAAGTTTGGAAAATGCTGAAGTGACTTCAA GTACAGGAATGACTCTTCCCACAGGTGTTTCAACCTTTCTCCTACACTGTTTAGATGTGGATTCAACTGCAGATTATAACACAGGTGCTAGTGACAGCCTGAACAGTTGCCCATCCCCTGAAACATTCAGAGATGATGCTTCAG aaagaagtaatttttactCTGAGAACTCTGGCAAATACAAGAACTCTACCCTCCTGGACTCCAGCAAAGCAGTGACCATAGATAAGATACCACAGATCTCAAATTTTTCAGCAATATTAG aaCCTGTGCTGGAGGATTTTCAAGACCAATGCACTAGAAG AAAGAGACCATCAAACTGCAATTGCAGTTCTTCAGCATTAAGTGTTTCAACTACTCTGGCAG gaaaaaaagtctgtaaaatTACAGCTGCAAGAGAGAGAACTCCAAACCTAAAAACTGGTATGCGCTGTTCTTCACCGTTAGGACcggaaaaaaag CCTGACAATCAAACTGCTAAACCCAAAAGGCTGgagtgtaagaaaaaaaaagaaaattctgatgCATTGGAAGAAGGTACGTTGTCCTTGGGTCAGCCTGGTGCCCCAGGAGACGCTTCAGCCACATCGGTGGGCTTGACAGCAGTACTGCCACCCGCACGGACAGATGTTCTGGTG AAAATGAGTTCCACCATGCTGATCATGGAGGAAAATAAAGCCCTAAAAAATCCCGGATATGCTCAGCCTGCGGAGCTAGAT CCTCTGTGTGGCAGACAAGAAATCTGTTCTATTGTCAGAACCTCACCTTGCCGGAGGCCTTCCAGACTTCACCAAATTCCAGTTAACACAGAAGCGTTCCGCCTGCCCGAAGGAGTGCCTGAAG ATATTATTACGAGTACCAAAAACTGGATCTACTGTAAACACAGATGA
- the MEIKIN gene encoding meiosis-specific kinetochore protein isoform X1, translating to MEPCRRPSAARGGKAPRKKRRSSPLPGAAAFPGRAGASEPCRRRLFGSAGPCGPQPGSLKGKFSVKGLPKIKENLEVTGVDHSSNQRTVRLSVLSLALLFSRSKRASVQAATDLEKNEEKIEESTELLKESLIINSDSKESLENAEVTSSTGMTLPTGVSTFLLHCLDVDSTADYNTGASDSLNSCPSPETFRDDASERSNFYSENSGKYKNSTLLDSSKAVTIDKIPQISNFSAILEPVLEDFQDQCTRRKRPSNCNCSSSALSVSTTLAGKKVCKITAARERTPNLKTGMRCSSPLGPEKKPDNQTAKPKRLECKKKKENSDALEEGTLSLGQPGAPGDASATSVGLTAVLPPARTDVLVKMSSTMLIMEENKALKNPGYAQPAELDPLCGRQEICSIVRTSPCRRPSRLHQIPVNTEAFRLPEGVPEDIITSTKNWIYCKHR from the exons ATGGAGCCGTGCCGCCGGCCGAGCGCGGCCCGCGGCGGAAAGGCACCGCGGAAGAAGCGTCGCTCGTCCCCGCTGCCGGGGGCGGCCGCTTTCCCGGGCAGGGCCGGCGCCTCCGAGCCGTGCCGGCGGCGCCTCTTCGGGAGCGCGGGCCCCTGCGGGCCGCAGCCCGGCA GCCTGAAGGGCAAGTTCAGTGTGAAAGGCctaccaaaaataaaagaaaatcttgaagTCACTGGAGTGGACCATTCATCCAACCAAAG AACAGTGCGGCTCAGTGTACTGAGCTTGGCTCTGCTCTTCAGCCGCAGCAAGCGAGCGAGTGTCCAAGCAGCCacagacttggaaaaaaatgaagagaaaatagaagaaagcaCTGAACTGCTGAAG GAATCCTTGATAATCAACTCTGACAGTAAAGAAAGTTTGGAAAATGCTGAAGTGACTTCAA GTACAGGAATGACTCTTCCCACAGGTGTTTCAACCTTTCTCCTACACTGTTTAGATGTGGATTCAACTGCAGATTATAACACAGGTGCTAGTGACAGCCTGAACAGTTGCCCATCCCCTGAAACATTCAGAGATGATGCTTCAG aaagaagtaatttttactCTGAGAACTCTGGCAAATACAAGAACTCTACCCTCCTGGACTCCAGCAAAGCAGTGACCATAGATAAGATACCACAGATCTCAAATTTTTCAGCAATATTAG aaCCTGTGCTGGAGGATTTTCAAGACCAATGCACTAGAAG AAAGAGACCATCAAACTGCAATTGCAGTTCTTCAGCATTAAGTGTTTCAACTACTCTGGCAG gaaaaaaagtctgtaaaatTACAGCTGCAAGAGAGAGAACTCCAAACCTAAAAACTGGTATGCGCTGTTCTTCACCGTTAGGACcggaaaaaaag CCTGACAATCAAACTGCTAAACCCAAAAGGCTGgagtgtaagaaaaaaaaagaaaattctgatgCATTGGAAGAAGGTACGTTGTCCTTGGGTCAGCCTGGTGCCCCAGGAGACGCTTCAGCCACATCGGTGGGCTTGACAGCAGTACTGCCACCCGCACGGACAGATGTTCTGGTG AAAATGAGTTCCACCATGCTGATCATGGAGGAAAATAAAGCCCTAAAAAATCCCGGATATGCTCAGCCTGCGGAGCTAGAT CCTCTGTGTGGCAGACAAGAAATCTGTTCTATTGTCAGAACCTCACCTTGCCGGAGGCCTTCCAGACTTCACCAAATTCCAGTTAACACAGAAGCGTTCCGCCTGCCCGAAGGAGTGCCTGAAG ATATTATTACGAGTACCAAAAACTGGATCTACTGTAAACACAGATGA
- the MEIKIN gene encoding meiosis-specific kinetochore protein isoform X3: protein MEPCRRPSAARGGKAPRKKRRSSPLPGAAAFPGRAGASEPCRRRLFGSAGPCGPQPGSLKGKFSVKGLPKIKENLEVTGVDHSSNQRTVRLSVLSLALLFSRSKRASVQAATDLEKNEEKIEESTELLKESLIINSDSKESLENAEVTSNVDSTADYNTGASDSLNSCPSPETFRDDASERSNFYSENSGKYKNSTLLDSSKAVTIDKIPQISNFSAILEPVLEDFQDQCTRRKRPSNCNCSSSALSVSTTLAGKKVCKITAARERTPNLKTGMRCSSPLGPEKKPDNQTAKPKRLECKKKKENSDALEEGTLSLGQPGAPGDASATSVGLTAVLPPARTDVLVKMSSTMLIMEENKALKNPGYAQPAELDPLCGRQEICSIVRTSPCRRPSRLHQIPVNTEAFRLPEGVPEDIITSTKNWIYCKHR, encoded by the exons ATGGAGCCGTGCCGCCGGCCGAGCGCGGCCCGCGGCGGAAAGGCACCGCGGAAGAAGCGTCGCTCGTCCCCGCTGCCGGGGGCGGCCGCTTTCCCGGGCAGGGCCGGCGCCTCCGAGCCGTGCCGGCGGCGCCTCTTCGGGAGCGCGGGCCCCTGCGGGCCGCAGCCCGGCA GCCTGAAGGGCAAGTTCAGTGTGAAAGGCctaccaaaaataaaagaaaatcttgaagTCACTGGAGTGGACCATTCATCCAACCAAAG AACAGTGCGGCTCAGTGTACTGAGCTTGGCTCTGCTCTTCAGCCGCAGCAAGCGAGCGAGTGTCCAAGCAGCCacagacttggaaaaaaatgaagagaaaatagaagaaagcaCTGAACTGCTGAAG GAATCCTTGATAATCAACTCTGACAGTAAAGAAAGTTTGGAAAATGCTGAAGTGACTTCAA ATGTGGATTCAACTGCAGATTATAACACAGGTGCTAGTGACAGCCTGAACAGTTGCCCATCCCCTGAAACATTCAGAGATGATGCTTCAG aaagaagtaatttttactCTGAGAACTCTGGCAAATACAAGAACTCTACCCTCCTGGACTCCAGCAAAGCAGTGACCATAGATAAGATACCACAGATCTCAAATTTTTCAGCAATATTAG aaCCTGTGCTGGAGGATTTTCAAGACCAATGCACTAGAAG AAAGAGACCATCAAACTGCAATTGCAGTTCTTCAGCATTAAGTGTTTCAACTACTCTGGCAG gaaaaaaagtctgtaaaatTACAGCTGCAAGAGAGAGAACTCCAAACCTAAAAACTGGTATGCGCTGTTCTTCACCGTTAGGACcggaaaaaaag CCTGACAATCAAACTGCTAAACCCAAAAGGCTGgagtgtaagaaaaaaaaagaaaattctgatgCATTGGAAGAAGGTACGTTGTCCTTGGGTCAGCCTGGTGCCCCAGGAGACGCTTCAGCCACATCGGTGGGCTTGACAGCAGTACTGCCACCCGCACGGACAGATGTTCTGGTG AAAATGAGTTCCACCATGCTGATCATGGAGGAAAATAAAGCCCTAAAAAATCCCGGATATGCTCAGCCTGCGGAGCTAGAT CCTCTGTGTGGCAGACAAGAAATCTGTTCTATTGTCAGAACCTCACCTTGCCGGAGGCCTTCCAGACTTCACCAAATTCCAGTTAACACAGAAGCGTTCCGCCTGCCCGAAGGAGTGCCTGAAG ATATTATTACGAGTACCAAAAACTGGATCTACTGTAAACACAGATGA